One part of the Perognathus longimembris pacificus isolate PPM17 chromosome 10, ASM2315922v1, whole genome shotgun sequence genome encodes these proteins:
- the LOC125357914 gene encoding olfactory receptor 4K14-like yields the protein MDEINQSVVLDFVLLGLSHSWNIQIFLFMIFLMLYLIIVSGNILIIIVIFTDSHLHTPMYFFLANLSFIDLWLSSVTTPKMIADFLMEKKTISFGGCMSQILFVHFIGGGEMVLLVVMAYDRYVAICKPLQYFSIMNLHNGIRLVVTAWVIGFVHSMSQLIVIIQLSFCGKEIDSFFCDIPLVIKLACIESSNLGMLMNGDSGVLAMTCFILLLISYIYILITVHKSSKNGASKALSTCTAHITVVVLFFGPCIFIYVWPLSITWVDKFLAVFYSVITPLLNPAIYTLRNKEIKSALERLQNYYIENKVDIL from the coding sequence ATGGATGAAATAAATCAGTCTGTAGTGTTAGACTTTGTGCTTCTGGGACTTAGCCACTCATGGAATATCCAAATCTTCCTTTTCATGATATTTCTGATGCTTTATCTGATTATTGTatcaggaaatattttaataataattgtcATCTTCACTGATTCCCATCTTCATACTCCCATGTACTTCTTTTTGGCCAACTTGTCCTTCATTGATTTGTGGCTGTCCTCAGTCACCACTCCTAAGATGATCGCAGACTTTCTTATGGAGAAAAAGACCATTTCATTTGGAGGCTGCATGTCCCAAATTCTATTTGTGCATTTTATTGGTGGAGGAGAGATGGTACTCCTGGTGGTAATGGCCTATGATCGCTATGTAGCCATCTGCAAACCACTTCAGTATTTTTCCATTATGAACCTCCATAATGGCATTAGGTTGGTGGTGACTGCCTGGGTCATTGGTTTTGTGCATTCCATGAGTCAACTCATTGTAATTATACAGTTATCATTTTGTGGAAAGGAAATAGATAGTTTCTTCTGTGATATCCCACTGGTAATCAAGTTGGCCTGCATAGAGTCTTCTAACTTGGGAATGCTAATGAATGGTGATAGTGGTGTTCTAGCTATGACCTGTTTCATTTTGTTGCTGATATCCTACATATACATtctcatcactgtccataaaagctCTAAAAATGGTGCATCCAAGGCCCTCTCTACATGCACTGCCCACATTACAGTAGTGGTGCTATTCTTTGGGCCCTGTATATTCATCTATGTTTGGCCACTTAGTATCACCTGGGTGGACAAATTTCTTGCCGTATTTTACTCTGTTATTACACCGCTCCTAAATCCTGCCATTTACACattgagaaataaagaaattaaaagtgcCCTGGAGAGATTACAAAACTACTACATAGAGAACAAGGTTGACATTTTATGA